The DNA sequence tttttttatcctttctctttttctctctccttttctatagtagttttttttttttttcacaacacGAAACAAATGTTTATATTTCCTTAGGATAAAGAAGGAATAATGCTAGACACATAGGATTAATTTGTGAAATTGACATGCCAAATGCTATTGCAGATTGTAAGCAGGTAAAATTCACATTTACCATATACAACATTCAGCAAGAATTTGCTACAAAATACAGTATATAATTTCTTTTAGATGGATCCTAGTAATTACCTATCATTGGTCGAAAAAGGGCTCTGTAGTGctgttggggttttttttttttacaatataGTGTTCCAGTCGAGGGATAGTAGTCGGACGAAAGCGAGTGATGTCAATCGCCACCATCCTGCATCGCTCGCCATGTTGACGTGTATAGCAAACCACGCTAATCGCAACAAAAACGACTGCTTTATGTACGAAATGCAACAAATTATGTTCCAAAGTTATGGATTAAATTTTATTACGAGgagtattgttttttttttcagttggttaATGAGGATTTAAAGACAAGAATCAACAGAATCTGTAATGGTGGTCGGTTCATACCACGAGtgaaaagtccttttttttttttttttgcatgtttgAAAGGTTgcgttgtttttgttttgggggcacttttttttttcttttctgggggGACGCGTCAATTTGAAAACGAAGATTCCGAATGAACGGTGGTTAAGACAAACGGAATCTTCCGAAACCAACGTAATCCACGTAGGACTCCAAATTCACTGTTTCgcacccaaaataaaaaaaaaaaagaagaaaaagaaaaaaaaaataaggcgTGTCCTACAGCACGCGGGCAAGCGAGGCGCGTGGAAGACACTCGGCCATACTACAGGATTAGCGCGTAGCGTCAGTCTGATGTGTATACTCTCTGTCCAATCCCATTCCGAATGCATGTTTGACCATTCCGTCTCCGCATCTCCACGTGTCAATATAACGCACGATGCTCAATCGAACCTGTCTGTAAAACTGTGCACGCATCCGTTGACACGTAGATTCGCATATAATTCTGCCAGAGTATGTTTGTGTGCGAATAATATTTGGGATTATGACGGACAGACGAAACGGCACTCGTTGCTTTTACTTGAGCCGGAGCACACAGGCCCCGAGTGAATTTCAATGTACTCGTCCAATACACGTGAATCGGATGACCTAAGACGTGTTTATAGAGCTTAATCCGAGTCAAATGATACAGAGGGAGACACATAATTGGCCAACGAGGTGGAAAAACAAGAACGGTCGAGTCAACTCAAAGTTGGAATGAAGTCTCCATGTTTGgtcaaaagccaaaaaagagaccaaaaaaaaggaaaaatcgcaATTTTCCATTCAAAGGATCTTTCCTCGTCAGCCTGATTCATTTCCCCAGTCGGTCGTGACGCGAGATTCTTGCGCACGCCACCTATACTTGGGGGAGAGGCCCAGTTGAATGCTTCCTCACACCAGAAAAAGTAAACACaacatcatcgtcttcatcatcACCACGCCTATTCATAGTCCAATCACTTCCCCTCTCTTTAAAAAAGCTCCCCGTTCGATCGAGCTTTCCATCATCAAGGGCCCGATcgaatcttcttcaacaaccCCCCCTCTTCGAATTTGCGCCACGAGAGAAGGGGTTGAAAGAAGCCCACCAAATCCGACCCTTTTCGCTACCAGAATCCAGAATCCCCGACCGACCCTGTTCCAATCGCACTGTGTCTTGATTCTGTTTTccttctctgttctttttttcctctctgaAATCCTTGTGCACCGACCCATTTCGTAATTCGTATGGCGTCACGCATAGTCCGGCGCCTCCCTTCGAGCCTCCTCCGCTTCCGCTGCCGGTCTCTGAACTCGaccccttcttcctccgccgacgccgccgccgccgccctctCTCCCCTGAACTTCGTCGGGAAGCGCGTGCCCGCCATCGAGAAATTGGCCCCCGCCGCGGCGATCGACCTGGACAACACCGAGCGGCTCTTCGCCGGGGTGCCGACCACGAAGCTGCTGCGGTCGTCGGCCACCCTGCACGCGGCCGCGGTGGAGCCCGTGGTCGACGCGGGCACGTGGGTCATGCGGTCGAGGCTCATGGACGTGGGCCCCGTGCGCGGCGCCGTGCTGGGGGCGGTAAGGCGCACGTTCTTCGAGCACTTCTGCGCCGGGGAGGACGCGGAGGAGACGGTCAGGACGGTGGGGAAGCTGAACCGCACCGGCCTGAGGGGGATGCTGGATTACGCGCTGGAGGACGCGGAGGACAACGAGGCGTGCGATCGGAACACCGCGGAGTTCCTCCACACCGTCGAGTCCGCCAGATCGCTTCCGCCTTCTTCTGTGAGtcgttctttttccttctttattaagATTTCGTCTCGCGCGTGTTTCTTGTCATTAGGACGCCAATCTTGTTTTAGGTTCTCAGTTTACGGCTCTCTGCTTAGGAGGCTAGTCTTAGGATTGCGACGGTTGGTGTTTTGGCAGGAATTTGCGGTGTATTCTTTCGTGCCGTAGTGGAGAGTCTTGCACGTAACGGAGAAGAACGAGACAAACTAGCATTCTTTGTGGTCGGAAATGGAGGAATTATAACTATAAGCATGAGCTTGTCCTTTCTGGCCGTGGAAAAGTAATATGGAATCTCGAATCTTGAACGATTCCGTGTGGCAGTTTCTCTTCGATTTCATTCTCATGATCCTCGAGTGTgacagaaggaaaagaaaagagagattcTGGTTCTCGCGAGTTAAAGTTGGGATACTGTTCtcaaaaagtttgaagaatCAAGTCCATCTTGTCCCACCATAGAAATTTCTCAGCAACCCACTTACGAAAATGACGTTTCCCAGATCGCATTTGAACAGTTGTTGTGGTTACTTTGTTGTTGATGAGTCGTTTTTGATGTACCCTAGTGGTCCTTTCTCATGTAATTCTCAGTTAATGTCCTAGAATTTCGCCTTAAATCTGAAATGGCTTGTGCTGCTGTTGTCGCAGGTGAGTTTCGTTGTCGCGAAGATCACGGCGATCTGCCCCATCGATCTGCTCAACCGTGTGAGCGACCTGCTCCGCTGGCAATGCAAGGACCCGTCGTTCCACCTCCCTTGGAAGTTCGATTCCTTCCCGATGTTCTCTCTCTCGAGCCCGCTCTACCACACGCCTTGCCGGCCCGAGCACTTGACCCCTCAGGAGGAGCGCGATCTCCTACTAGCCCACCAGAGACTGCAGACGCTCTGCCAGAAATGCCAAGAGGCCAACATCCCTCTGTGCATCGATGCAGAGTACACCGCCGTCCAGCCTGCCATCGACTACTTCACGTACTCCGCGATAGTCGCGCACAACAAGCATGAGCCAGTCGTGTACAGCACGATGCAGGCCTATCTGAAGGACGCGAGGGAGAGATTATTGTTGGCGACTGAGGAGGCTGAGAAAATGGGAGTGGTGATGGGCATCAAGTTGGTGAGAGGGGCTTACATGTCTAGCGAAACGAAGCTGGCACATTCCCTGGGTCAGGAGTCGCCAATTCACAATACCATCCAAGATACTCACGATTGCTACAACGAATGCGCATTGTTCATGCTCGAGAAGATAGGCAGCAGGTCTGGCGCGGTCGTTCTCGCCACCCACAATGTCGAATCAGGTGAAGAAATATCGAAATCTGCTCTGATCATGCACGAAAATTCATCCTGAGACACATGAATTTTTTCGAGCCTTATCAATCTTTGCTGTATGTTTGTGGACAGGGAAACTGGCCGCGGCGAAAGCGAGAGATTTGGGGATAGGGAACGGGAACCAGAGGCTCGAGTTCGCGCAGTTATATGGGATGGCGGACTCGTTTTCATTTGGCCTGAGGAACGCCGGGTTCCAAGTGAGCAAGTACATGCCGTTCGGCTCCGTGGATATGGTGATCCCCTATCTCCTAAGGCGGGCTGAAGAGAACCGAGGGATGTTATCGGCCTCGACCATTGACCGGCAACTCATGAGGTAAATCGAATGGAACTTCCTACCCAGCTTCACCAACAAATGACTTTGTTGTCAAAAATTTCTCAGATCAGGACACAACCTTATGTGATCTCGACATTGATGTAAAAAATCTTTTTCTTATGATTTGTGCAGGAAGGAGTTGTGGAGGAGACTAAAAGCTGCAATTCTTTAAGGAGAAGAAACTGACTTCGAGAAGCAAATCAAGATTTCGAGAATTCTTATGACTTTGAAGAATTAGGTGATCATTGattgtaaaaaaattgaataatatcAGGGTGTAAATATGGTGTACGCTTGTGAATTGTGAATTATATCCGTTCAAGATTGTGCACTGGAGTTGCAGGGTCAACTGAACTCTAGAGGTCAAAAAGTCAGCATATGGAATTGCTGCATGAGTGAATTTCTGCccatttaaatatatttttacatatgaccacaaaaaaaatattttgacatatctgtttaacaattaaaaataagtgaaaaaaataatccaCATTTCACCCTAAAATATAAAACAAGCACCCATTCATCTATGCGCGGTACGAGAGGGTGAAAGAGGttcgaagaaaaaagaagacaaaaaaaaaataaaaaataaaaaataaagaaggcgAAGGTTGGCGAGGGCGAGTAAGAGCGAGAGGGTGGGACGGTTTGGGCGATTAGGGCCGAGCGGATTAGGCCGGAGGATTTTAGAATATTAGGTTTCTATAGATTTAGATTTCGACCAATAAAatatggaaattttttaaattctacaACATGCATGTCGGAGTGGCTGTGCCAGAACGTAGGGCATATCGGAGTGGCAATTGTCGAATGTTCATGTTTGGATTTTTTACCCTATATTTGGGTCATAAATGCGTTCCTGAGGAAATGTTGACCACGGCCAATTCCTGAAGAGCAGACAAGTGCTCGGTCGTGTCGCTCCAGTACTTGTCTTGAAAGCTCGAGCAGACCTTGCTGTAGCCTGTCGCTCTAGCAGCCCTTGATCTTGTTCCAATTCTTGGTGCTGTTCACCCGCTTGTGCAACCAATGCGAGTAATCCCCGACCCGATACTCCTTATACCCTCGCTCGCTGAGAGCCTCACCTGCCCCCTTGCTCGTCCCGACCAAGGCGAAGACGGTGAAGCCGAACAAGAGGACATTGAGCAAGGACATGACGAGGAGGTAGAGCCAGAGGAGCCACGATGTGCCGCAGAATGCACCCACAAACCTGGCGAGGGAGACCAGCATGAGGAAGACGCCGAGGGCAATGACAGGCCCCTCGAGGAACTTCTTGCAGCCGGTGCCGGCCCGGCTGGAGAGCCACATGCCGGCGAACGTGGTCGAGAGGAGGAAGGTGACGAGGCTGAGGATGCCCACGAGGTTGTTGCTCAGACGGACCCTGATGTCGGGGTTGAAAAAGGTGCGACCTTTGAGGTCGGTTTGCAATGCTGGCAGCGGTGTGGGGGGAGGCGCGGAGGCTACAACGACTGCACGCTGTGGCGACCAAAACCGACGCTGGTGATTTCTTTTATCAATCAAATCTAACAAAGATAAAATACCTACCGTCTCAAATACTCACGTTAGATATCAATATATCCGAAATAAGCAACAACATAATGAATTGCTGCATGAATGAATTTCAGCCCATTTAAATATCTTTTGACATTcaacccaaaaacaaaatttttttttttgacagatCTGTCAAGTACTTAAACTAGAAAATGAATTGGTTGGCTTTCCTGGCTGTCTAATTTACTGCAGTTGCCACTATCAGAATATTAGCTGCTCCTCGGTCAGATTACTgaattcatttcatttcaactTATGTGATTTAGGGAATCACCTCCTCTTAATTCCTAGGATCATATTTC is a window from the Rhodamnia argentea isolate NSW1041297 chromosome 8, ASM2092103v1, whole genome shotgun sequence genome containing:
- the LOC115755361 gene encoding proline dehydrogenase 2, mitochondrial-like, translating into MASRIVRRLPSSLLRFRCRSLNSTPSSSADAAAAALSPLNFVGKRVPAIEKLAPAAAIDLDNTERLFAGVPTTKLLRSSATLHAAAVEPVVDAGTWVMRSRLMDVGPVRGAVLGAVRRTFFEHFCAGEDAEETVRTVGKLNRTGLRGMLDYALEDAEDNEACDRNTAEFLHTVESARSLPPSSVSFVVAKITAICPIDLLNRVSDLLRWQCKDPSFHLPWKFDSFPMFSLSSPLYHTPCRPEHLTPQEERDLLLAHQRLQTLCQKCQEANIPLCIDAEYTAVQPAIDYFTYSAIVAHNKHEPVVYSTMQAYLKDARERLLLATEEAEKMGVVMGIKLVRGAYMSSETKLAHSLGQESPIHNTIQDTHDCYNECALFMLEKIGSRSGAVVLATHNVESGKLAAAKARDLGIGNGNQRLEFAQLYGMADSFSFGLRNAGFQVSKYMPFGSVDMVIPYLLRRAEENRGMLSASTIDRQLMRKELWRRLKAAIL